One Candidatus Zixiibacteriota bacterium genomic region harbors:
- a CDS encoding IS3 family transposase (programmed frameshift): MKRSQYSESQIVGILKEADSGVTVKEICRKFGISDATYYKWKSKYGGLEVSDVRRMRELEAENAKLKRMYADICLENQGLKDLLFKKALRPSERREAVAYLVAEHEVSIGRSCAAVGMSRAAWYKPPQDRLERDKEVIEALTRVTDENRRWGFWLSYDRLRFEGYGWNHKRVYRVYCELGLKHRRRTKKRLPARDRQPLDTPSVPNAVWALDFMSDALYVGRRFRTLNVLDEGVREALTIEIDTSLPGERVIRVLERLSTWRGLPQAIRCDNGPELTSQVFVDWCQRMNIAIRYIQPGKPNQNAFIERFNRTYREEVLNSYLFEDLDQVREITYDWLITYNEQRPHDALGGLPPTVFREQQTAKNSTYELST, encoded by the exons ATGAAGCGGTCGCAGTACAGCGAGAGCCAGATTGTCGGGATCTTAAAAGAAGCGGACAGCGGCGTCACGGTGAAGGAGATCTGCCGGAAATTCGGGATCAGCGATGCCACATACTACAAGTGGAAATCGAAATACGGCGGACTGGAAGTGTCGGACGTTCGGCGGATGCGGGAGCTGGAGGCGGAGAACGCCAAGCTGAAGCGGATGTATGCGGACATCTGTCTTGAAAATCAGGGGCTGAAGGATCTGTTGT TCAAAAAAGCTCTGAGGCCATCAGAGCGTCGGGAAGCGGTGGCGTATCTGGTGGCCGAACACGAGGTGTCGATTGGTCGGTCGTGTGCCGCAGTCGGGATGTCCCGAGCGGCCTGGTACAAGCCACCGCAAGACCGTTTGGAGCGGGACAAGGAAGTGATCGAGGCGTTGACACGGGTCACCGACGAAAACCGTCGCTGGGGATTCTGGCTGAGTTATGACCGGTTACGCTTTGAAGGCTACGGCTGGAATCACAAGCGGGTGTATCGGGTGTACTGCGAACTGGGGCTGAAGCATCGGCGGCGGACCAAGAAGCGCCTGCCGGCTCGGGACCGCCAGCCGTTGGATACGCCGTCGGTACCCAATGCGGTCTGGGCGCTGGACTTCATGAGCGACGCGCTCTATGTGGGACGTCGCTTCCGGACATTGAATGTGCTGGATGAAGGAGTACGAGAAGCATTGACGATTGAGATCGATACCTCGCTACCCGGTGAACGGGTCATCCGAGTCTTGGAGCGGCTGTCGACCTGGCGGGGGCTGCCACAGGCGATTCGTTGTGACAACGGCCCGGAACTGACCTCCCAGGTCTTTGTGGACTGGTGCCAGCGCATGAATATTGCTATCCGATACATCCAACCGGGCAAACCTAACCAGAATGCCTTCATCGAACGATTCAATCGAACCTATCGCGAGGAGGTGCTGAACAGCTACTTGTTTGAGGATTTGGATCAAGTGCGGGAGATCACGTACGACTGGCTGATCACCTACAACGAGCAACGTCCCCATGACGCCCTGGGTGGCCTGCCGCCAACGGTCTTCCGTGAACAACAAACCGCCAAAAACTCTACTTATGAATTGTCTACTTGA